The DNA window CCGGCGATGTCATGTGCCTGTATTGACCCTGCGCACTTCGAGCCATAAGGATATCCTGACAGACAGGCGATGATCCCCGGGTTTTGAAGAGACCGGGGGAGAGGATCTGCTTCGGGGCGCATACCGCGCGCTCCCCATTTCTCTTGACACCCAGGGCCGACTCCGATATCGTCCTTTGCCGAAGAACAAGTGCCTATCAACTGCCTTCCTTCTCTTGTCGTGTCCCGGCGCCCTCACCCGGAGCACCGCCCGGGAGCCGACCCAGAGAGAAGGGCCTGAATGCAGGGCGTATTCTTTCCGTCTTGAATCCCTTGAGACGTCCTCCAAATCGCGGTCAGGCCGCATGACGCCCTGTCGACAATCCTGTCCTGGAGACCATATGGGGTTCAGTCTTGCCGAATTTCACCAGCGACATCGTCCGTTCATTCTCCGGCAATGGGCTGACAAGCTCCATCAGGAGGTGGGGGAACAATATGCCTCCAGGCCTCTGGAAGAGCTGATGGGTACGGTGTCCGAGGCATTTGACGCCAACCACCATGTCCTTGTCTGCGACGAATTCCGATATATCAATGAATTTATCGATAAGATCACAAGGATGCGGCTGGGAGCCGGTTTTCTCCTGTCGGACGTGCAGAAGGCATTTGAGCTGTATCGCATTATCGCGATCCCCCTTCTGGCCAAAGAAACCACCATCGACGAGTTTCAGGAGCATGTGGAAAGGATCAACCAATGTCTTGCCTACACCATCCACCGTTTCAGCGATCACTTTCAGGACATGCACGAAAAGGGAATTATCGAGCACAACCAAAGGCTTGAAGAAGAGGTTAAGGCCCGGACAGCCGATCTGAGGGAATCCGAGCTTAAATATAAAACCCTGGTGGAAGAGATCAACGAAGGCTATTTCGTGATCCAGGACGAGGTCATTGTCTTTGCCAACAAGACCTTTTGTGAGATGCACGGCTATCCCCTGAATGAGGTGATCGGCAGGAAGTTCCATGAGTTCGTGGATCCCGAAAGCAGGCAAAAGGTTGCCGATATCTATGCCAGGAGCATCCTGGGGCGCTCGGCCCCGACCTCCTTTGAATATCTCAGGGTAAGCAAGGAAGGAGAGAGCTATCCCACGGAGATCACCACCAAGGTCGCCCGGTATGAGAGAAGGGTATCGAGCATCGGACTGTGCCGCGATATCAGCGAACGGATCGAGATGGACCAGCGTATGCGCGAGGCTGAAAAGATGGCCTATATCGGTCAGATTACCACATCCCTTTCCCACGAAATCCGCAATCCTTTGTCCGCGGTCAAGATGAATCTCCAGATCATCAACCGAAACGCCCAGCTCAGGGGCAATGATCAACGACGTATTGATATTTCCGTCCGGGAAGTCATACGTCTGGAGCGCATTCTCACGGAACTTCTCGATTTTGCCAAGCCCCTTCAAGTGGA is part of the Deltaproteobacteria bacterium genome and encodes:
- a CDS encoding PAS domain S-box protein — its product is MGFSLAEFHQRHRPFILRQWADKLHQEVGEQYASRPLEELMGTVSEAFDANHHVLVCDEFRYINEFIDKITRMRLGAGFLLSDVQKAFELYRIIAIPLLAKETTIDEFQEHVERINQCLAYTIHRFSDHFQDMHEKGIIEHNQRLEEEVKARTADLRESELKYKTLVEEINEGYFVIQDEVIVFANKTFCEMHGYPLNEVIGRKFHEFVDPESRQKVADIYARSILGRSAPTSFEYLRVSKEGESYPTEITTKVARYERRVSSIGLCRDISERIEMDQRMREAEKMAYIGQITTSLSHEIRNPLSAVKMNLQIINRNAQLRGNDQRRIDISVREVIRLERILTELLDFAKPLQVEFAHCRINTILDSCLELLEMKFMEKMLSMVTSYGSDIPDIMGDSEKLGQAFINLLLNAIEASPEEGGIHVTTRFHPDGEPGVEVLIEDQGPGISQECLSEIFKPFFTTKSKGTGLGLGNARRILEVHGGRVEVENRARQYPCGACFHIFIPARGMHGQDSHSG